The following nucleotide sequence is from Mechercharimyces sp. CAU 1602.
CGTACCGGATAAAGATTATATGAGAATTGATGAGCTTAATCTTATGATAAAGCAAACGTTACTTGCACGTGGGGAAGTAGTGTTAGCGCAAACTCGTGTTGCTGGACAGGTGTATCTCAAATTGACACTGTTAAATCCACGTATGACTACAGAAGATGCAGCTGATATTTTAGAACGAGTGAAAAGAGTGGGGCGAGAAGCCGAAATTAATTGGGGGGAGAGAGAAAAAGCATGTCTACATCCATAGCGGAACATGCCAGCATGCAAAGTTTTTTTAACTGTTATTTAAGAGAGGTGGGAAAGTATCAGCTCAGTAGTCGAGAAGAGTTGTGCCAAGAGGCGAAGTACCAGTTGTTGCTGGATGAGTCCTCAGCTGTCCGCTTTGTACGAAGCGAGCTCCATCATCATGGGATGGAAATTGTGGCACCCCTTCAGTATTGGTCCCAGACGGGTCGTCATCTCTTTCAAGCTCCCTTCTATTACTTGACGGGTGAGAAACACCACGTTCATCGGTTAGATTTTGCCACCATGATCACGATGATCACAAAAGAGTTGGCGATTGCAGGTGACAAAGAGGCGCGCATCGATGAGCTGGTATATCGCAGCTTACAGAGTGCTCAACATATTGAACAGTTTGTAGAAGCGAGACAAGCGGATAAAGAAGAATTGTACGCATCCTCTTTTACTTATATTGAGGCGGAACAATCCCTTGTATTTGGGCATTTGCTTCATCCGACTCCGAAAAGTCGTCAGGGTATTTCTGATGGAGAGCAAAGGCTGTATGCACCAGAGCTAAAAGGTCATCACTCTATGCATTATTTTCGTGCTCATCATTCGATTGTACAGGAGGATTCCACTTTGGAAGTAAGCGCATCTGAAGCGATTAAGGCGGAGTTGCGTCGCGATGATACGATTACTACAGCGTGGAAAGAGAAATTTTTGCAAACGGATGATGAGTACGCCATTATTCCCGTTCATCCCTTACAAGCCAAGCATGTGTTACAAGACAAAGCCGTACAAACATTGATGGAGCAAGGGTTGTTACAAGATTTGGGCAGATTAGGTCGTGCTTATGCTCCCACTTCCTCTTTACGAACGGTTTATCATCGCGATGCTCGCTTTATGTTAAAGGGATCGATACCGATAAAGATTACGAACTCTGTTCGCTTAAATAAAATGAAAGAGTTAGAGCGTGGAGTAGAAGTGACGCGTATCCTAGAGAGCAAGATTGGCAAAGAGCTATATCAGCATCATCCTGCTTTCCGCATTGTTAAAGATCCTGCTTACATAACGATTAAGATTGCGGGGCGGGAGGAATCTGGATTTGAAATGGTGCTACGAGAAAATCCATTTGCTGAAGGCAATGACCAATCCGTTTCGTTGGTGGCAGGGTTATGCCAGGATGCGATGGAACTAGGATCTTCTCGCCTTGCTGTGATCATGAAAGAGTTGGCGAAGAGCGAAGGTCGTTCAACTTCAGAGGTAAGTGAAGAGTGGTTTAAAAAGTATCTCGCTATATCGTTGGAGCCAATGATGTGGCTATATATGACATATGGGATAGCGTTGGAGGCACATCAGCAAAACAGTGTAGTAGAACTAGAAAACGGTTATCCTAGCCGGTTTTATTATCGTGATAATCAAGGGTATTACTATTGCGAATCGACGTTCCCAAGCTTACAAGAAGCGGTACCTGGAATTAATGAGAAAAGTTATACGATGTGTAAAGATGAAGTGGCTGATGAGCGCTTACGCTATTATCTCTTTATGAATCATCTGGTGGGTTTGATTAACGCTTTCGGGGTGGCAGAATTAGTAGCTGAGGAGAGGTTGTTGGAAATGGTGGCTTTTTCTCTCCAAAAATGGATGCCACATAATAGGAAACCGTCTACATTGCTGCAGAGTTTGCTGGAGCAAGAGGTTATCCCGTGTAAAGCAAATCTATTAACCCGTCTTTATGATATGGATGAATTGGTAGGTCCGATGGAGAGTCAATCAGTTTATGTCGATGTGATAAACCCTATACGTTTAGGAGTGAAGGTGAAGGTATGAAGAAACAACGACCATCTTTTTATCGGAATGAAGAGGAGCATCGCGTATGGGAAGAGAGTCGTCAGCAGTGGCTCTCTTTCCGTCCAGTAGAGATGGAGCGGGACTTTGTACGCTTACATCAGTGGATGCACGAGTCACATGTCATTCCTTTTTGGCGTTTAAATATTGCTGCGGAGAAGTATCGTGAATATCTACGTAAGTCCTTATCTGATCCTCATCACGAGCTCCATGTCGGTATGATCGATGGAGAACCAATGAGTTATTGGGAAACCTACTGGGCTGAAGATGATACGGTAGGGACTCGCTATGAGGCTCATCCGGAGGATCAAGGGGTACATCTATTGATCGGTCCTCCAGCTTACCTGGGTCAGGGATATGCAGCTATCATGTTGCGTGCGATTACTGCCCAGCTCTTCACATATGAAGGAACGGAAAAAGTGGTGGCAGAACCTGATATCCGTAACGATAAGATGATTCATATCTTCAAAAAGTGTGGGTATGAGTTTCAACGTGAGATTGATTTACCTGATAAGCGTGCGGCCCTTTTATACTGCACACGTGAGACGTTGGAGAGGAGTTATACGTAAATGGTAGAGAAACCAACCCCCCCATCACCGATATATGATGTGATTGGGATCGGTCTTGGTCCGTTTAACCTGGGATTGGCAGCGTTACTGGATCCGATATCTGAGGTGAACGCCCTCTTTTTAGAGCAGAAGGAACAGTTTAATTGGCATCCTGGATTATTGATCGAAGGAACGACACTGCAAGTTCCTTTTTTTGCCGATTTGGTAACGATGGCTGATCCGACCAGTCCCTATTCGTATCTAAACTATCTAAATGAGCAAAAGAGATTGTATCACTTCTACTTTTATGAGCGCTTTCATATTCCGCGTCGCGAGTATAATCACTACTGTCAGTGGGTATCTGAGCAGTTAGACAGCTGCCGATTTGGTGAAAGAGTAACTGGAGTAGAACGAGTGCAAGATGGTGAGCACTCATACTTACGGGTAGAGGTGTTACAGCAAAGAACGGGAGAAATAGCAGAGTATCTTACCAAAGATTTAGTTCTGGGAGTAGGAAGTGTACCTGGCTTACCAGATCGATTTGCGTCGTTGTCAGCAGCAGATATCTTTCACTCAGCACAATTTTTACAGCAAGTAGATCGTTGTCGACAAGCTCGTTCGATAACAGTAGTGGGTTCGGGTCAGAGTGCAGCCGAAGTATTTTACACCTTATTGCAAGAACAGAGAGAGCATGAATATCGTTTAGATTGGTTTACTCGTTCAGATGGGTTTTTCCCGATGGAGTACTCGAAATTAGGGTTAGAACATTTTTCCCCCGACTATACGCGTTATTTTCATTCCTTACCACAAACGAAACGGGATCAGCGTTTATCTAACCAAGATTTACTATATAAAGGAATCAGCGCTAATACGATTGCAGACATTTATGATCTCCTCTATGAACGGACAGTGGCGGGGGATCAACCTCCGGTGAGGTTATTAGCTATGACAGAAGTTCAGGAGATTATGGCTAATGAAGCAGGAGAGAACGCTGCCTATACTCTTACTTGTGTACAACGTGAGCAAGAAAAGCGTTTTACCCATGGAAGTGATGTGGTTATTATGGCAACAGGATATCAACACCGCTTACCCACATGTATTGACGGGATTCATGACTTGATTCAGTGGGATGATGAGGGACGTTTTATAGTGCAGGATGATTATCGACTCGCTCTTACGGAAGAAAAGGCGGACAATCAGGTCTATGTGCAGAATGGGGAAATGCATACGCACGGGATTGGGGCACCCGATCTTGGCTTGGGAGCTTACCGTAATGCAGTTATTATACAAGCTTTGACGAACAAGTCGATCTATCCAGTAGAACAGAAGAACGTGTTCCAACAGTTTGGAGTATGAGTGAGCTATCTAGAAGAGTAGATAATGAAGGGGTGGAGCAAAGTGAAAGCGATGGAGCATATAAGAGCAAACCTAAACCCAAAAACGTGGGAAGTAGTCTCTCATCAATTGTTGACGAAGATGATTGCTGAGCTAATGTATGAAGACATGCTACAACCGGTTGCTATAGATGAGGTGGAAGGGGTTATCTTGTATCGCTTAGAATTGAAAAGCGGTATTACTTATACCTTTAAGGGGAAAAAAAGAATCTTTGATAGTTTTCGGATCGTGAAAGACTCTATTTTGCGTTACGAGGGAGGAGAGTCCGCCCCTGCAACCAATCCTATTCGCTTTTTGTTGGATATCCAATCTACAGTGGGAATGGCACCTTTAACTACAGGCCACTTGATTCGCGAGTATAATCAAACTCTGATAGCAGATGCTCATATCTATGAGCAAAAGCAACAGAGTCGAGTAGATCCTAGTACACTTGATTATGCTGAGCTGGAAGGTGTGATGGAAGGCCATCCCTGGATCACCTACAACAAAGGTAGGATTGGCTTTAGTTATCAAGATTACTTAGCTTATGCTCCAGAACAACAGCAAGAGGTAAGCCTGGATTGGATCGCAGTGCAGCGGGGGATGGCTACCTTTCATGCTGTATCCGATCTTGATTATGGACAACTGATTCGGTCGGAGCTGGGCGAGGAGCAGGTTCAACGATTTACGAAGAAGCTAGAATTAGAAGGGGCCAAGGCTGATCAGTATTATTTCCTGCCTGTTCACGAGTGGCAATGGGATCAATATATCATTCCATTTTTCCCCGAGGATATTGCAAACAAACGCATTATTCCTCTAGGCAGGGGAGAAGATCAGTATCTGCCACAGCAATCCATTCGTACTTTTGTTAATCGTACTCATAGCGAGCGCCACCATGTTAAGTTACCGATGAGTATTTTAAATACGTTGGTGTATCGTGGTCTCCCTGGTGAACGTACCGTTGTTGCACCTAAGATTACGGAGTATATTAAAGGGATATGGCAACAGGATGCATTTTTACGTGATGAATGCCGGACGATTCTTCCCGGTGAGGTCGCTAGTATAAACTATGATCATCCATACTATTCACAATTAGAAGGAGCTCCGTATCAATACCTTGAAATGCTTGGTTGTATTTGGAGAGAAAGCATATATAGCTATTTAGAAGATGGGGAACAGCCGATTACGTTAGCCTCATTACTGTACGTCGATGGTGAAGGTGTGCCGTTTGTCTCTCGTCTGATTCACAAGTCGGGTCTTACAGTAGAAAAATGGGTAGAGCGGCTCGTCCAAGTAATTCTACCTCCGCTTCTTCACTATCTTTATAAATATGGGGTCGTGTTTTCCCCGCATGGTCAAAATACGATTCTTGTCTTGAAAGATGGAGTACCTCATCGTCTGGCAGTGAAGGATTTTGTCGATGATGTAAATGTGAGTGATGAACCACTTCCTGAATTGGAAAACTTGTCCCAAGAGCTAAAGAATGTGTTGCGGAGCGAGCCAGCAGAGGGATTGTGTCAGTTTATCTTTACGGGTCTATTTATCTGCCACTTCCGTTACTTGTCTGATATCTTAGAAGAGCATCATCAGTGGGCGGAAGAAAATTTTTGGGCACAGGTGCGCACAGGGATTCTTGCTTACCAAGCGCGCTTCCCAGAGTTGAAGGAGCGTTATGAACTCTTTGATCTTCTGCGCCCTTCTTTTACGAAACTATGTTTAAACCGGAATCGCATGTTGGATTATGGATATGCTGATGATGATGACCGTCCTCACGCCTCAGAACATGGTCGTGTGACGAACGCTCTCAGTAATGCACGAGCCTATTCAAATTAACACTAAAACCTCCCTCGTCCCTAGTGAGAAAGCAGGGCGAGGGAGGTTTTAGTGTGCTATCACCGCAAACGATTAGTTAAGTATACTAGGAAATTTAAAAAACTTGTATGCACAACATCATCCTACCTACGTAATAGAAATGATATGATATGTCTACTTAAATCAGCTTAACGTGGCGGCTCTTCCGTTTGCTAGATAGATAAATAGAATAATTTTACACCGTATAGCCTAAAGAACAGGGTGATAGAGGGGTACTTTCACTCATTTGTCAAGCACTCTTTTGTGTGCTATACTAATGAAACCGTGCTAGGTGGGGAGCTGGCGGTGCCCTGTAACCCGGAATCCGCCTTACCGGGGCTGAACTCCTATCCGAGGCTTGTCTCTGTAAGGTCAGGTCTGTGTACGAAGTGTTGAGGATCGGGTCCTGCGCAATAGGGACTTTCGAACCGTGTCAGGTCCTGACGGAAGCAGCACTAAGGGAGCAATCCTATGTGCCGTAGGGAAACCTGATCTGAGCTGAGTATACAGGTGCCGCTTATATAGATACTGTACGATGGTAGGTGCGCGGTATTCTTATGCATACAAACCAAAAGGTTGCTTTGCTGTCATACTAGTGAAGCGCCTTTTTTTAATTGTGATACATAGCATGTGTGCGAGTATATATTGTAAATTTTTCTTTGTTGCAGGAGATATAGTTTTAAAAGAGAAACAAAAATGGAAGGGTACGGGGGGTGACGAATTTTGACAATCGCCTTTGATCTTAAAGCTGAACAATTGCTAGATTGGGTTTATAAGGCTGAATATGCAGCGATCATTATTGATGGCGGGGGTCGGATCGCATTGGCAAACTCATCTTTTTTGTCTTTGCTGAAGTTAGAGCGAAGTCAGGTTGAGAGAGTGTCTTACAAACGGTTTTTATCAGTTTCAGCGGATGTGAAAAAGTGTCTCTTGTATCCACATCTAGATCATCCACGCTCTCGTTGGTTGGAGGGGCACTTTATTCATCCGTCCGGAGAGAAGCTTCCAATGACGGCTCATATGATGAGTGGATACGCCGATGAGCAATATTTTCACTTACTTTTCTGCACCCCCATGATTCAGAATGCCACTCCTTCACCATCGCAAATGGTTAACCGATTTGCGCACCAATGGGTAAACGATTTAGAAATTGGTGCTTTTTTTCTGGATGATAAGGGACAAGTTGTCGCTATTAATCATAAAGCGTGCTCCTTATTGGGGTGTTGCGCTGATGATGTAATTCAGCGCAATTATAGAGAATCGTTTCGTCTGTTATCGGAAGAGGGGAAAGAGTTGATCTCCACTTCAGCACGTACAAAGAGTAGTGAGGCGCGTGAAATCTCTTGGGGTGTTAAAGGGCGCGAAGTAGTTGTGATGATGGATGTACGCCCATTGATAGATCACGAGGTGCGGGTGGAGGGATTTTGCATTACTCTACTAGATATTACTAAAATACGTGCGATGGAGCATGAGTTGGAAGGACAAAACCGTTTGTCGATGATTGGGCAGATCGCTGCCGGAACGGCCCATGAGATCCGTAATCCGCTCACATCGATACGTGGATTCTTACAAGTATTAAAACATACACTTAATGAAAACTTACATATCAAAGAGTATGGTTATACTGAAATTATGTTGAGGGAAATCGATCGCATCAATCATTTGGTAGGCGAATTTTTACACCTGAGTCGTCCAGATGTTCATAAAAAGGAGCCTTTACGGATAGAAAACGTAATTGAACGTATGTTGCCTGTGATCCAAAGCGAGGCTAACCTCCATAATATTAAAGTGAATTATCAACAGCCTACGTTATCTTTACCCATGGTGTTAGCGGAAGAGAAGGGGTTAAAGCAAGTTTTTCTTAATCTATGTAAAAATAGTATCGATGCGATGGGGAATGGTGGAACATTGTCGATCTGTTTGCGTAGAAATGAGTCGAAGCGCTCGATTCAGATTGAGGTTGCTGATACTGGGGCTGGGATACCGGTAACGGTTGTAGATCAGATCTTTGAACCTTTTTTCACAACGAAGGAGAATGGGACGGGATTAGGACTTGCGATATGCCGGAGGATTATTGATGAAATCGAAGGGGAAATTACTTTTCACTCGACTGACTCAGGAGTTACCTTCTGTGTCAGTATACCTATGCTAGCAGATGAAGAGGGGAATAGTAAGGAGGGACAGGGCGAATAAGAGGCCGTGTCCCTTTCTTATGGACTAGTGGGTATATTCTTTTGTAAAACCTGAGATATATATAGTATGATATTTTTACGGACAAGTTAGGTAAGCATGAAGGAAAGTTGGTAATTACTGTGGCTTATCGGGCTTTATATCGTGTATTTCGCTCACAAACATTTGCTGAACTCGTTGGACAGGAACATGTGACACGTACATTGACCAATGCGCTGGCGACAGGTCACTTTTCGCACGCCTATCTATTTAGTGGTCCTCGTGGCACAGGGAAAACCAGTGCGGCTAAAATCATGGCGAAGGCGGTTAACTGTGAACAGGGACCTGCTCCCGAGCCTTGTAATCAATGTGATTCGTGTCAGAAGATAACCGAAGGTTCTCTAATGGATGTGGTTGAAATTGATGCCGCTTCTAATCGTGGAGTAGATGAAATTCGGGATCTTAGGGAAAATGTACGCTACGCGCCGTCTGAGGTTCGTTATAAGGTGTATATTGTAGACGAAGTGCATATGTTGACTACGGAAGCATTTAATGCGCTCCTCAAAACATTAGAAGAACCTCCAGGTCACGTTGTTTTTATTTTAGCGACGACGGAGCCTCATAAGTTACCAGCTACCATTATTTCTCGTTGTCAGCACTTTGTATTTCGTCGGATCGCAGTAGAGCAGATGGTGAAACATCTACGATATATCTGTGCTGAACAAGAGATTGAATGCGCTGAAGAAGCTTTAATGGAAGTAGCACGTGCGGCTGATGGTGGTATGCGCGATGCGCTCAGCTTGTTGGATCAAGTACGTTCATTTAGCGGTGATCGTATAGATGAGTCGTCTGTACGTATGGTGACCGGAGCTGTTTCACAGGATGCTGTGACTCACCTTTTGCAAGCAGTTGCTAAGCAGGATGCGAAAGCTGCTCTAGATCAGATGGAATCGCTGATTATGGAAGGTGTGGAAGCTGAGCGTCTGTTGCAAGACTTGATTTATGCATGTCGCAATTACTTACTCACAAGTACACGAACAGGAGATCAACCTGATTCGTCATGGCAAGTGCTCCTTACTGCTGGGCAATGGATGGATAAAATGGAGCAGATGATTCATTTTCAAGAGCAATTAAAACGCCTACACCATGATCGGATGGTATTGGAGTTGGCACTTCTACGATTGTGCGAGCCGCCAATACATGCGGATGCTCAAGTGGAGAGGTTGGAAAAACGGATTCGTGAACTGGAGCAGTCCGTCAAAGATTTAACAAGTGGGAAAGCGGAAATAACGACCCCGATCGAGAGAGCTACCCTATCCGATCGAAGTGCTGAGCGGACAGTTGCAAAAAGTGTCCAAATCAAACCAAACCATAAGCAATTAGCATCCCTGCAGCAGGATGCTGCTCCAGATTTGCTGAATAAAGTAAATCAAAGATGGGCTGAAGTACTTAATGAAGTGAAACGTGAGAAAATTACTGTTCATGCGTGGTTGATGAATGGAGAGCCTGTTGCTGCGACTAAAGATGCAATTGTGGTGGCATTTAAAAGCAAGATTCATCGTGAGACGACGGAGAAAGAAGCGAACAAGTCGATTATTGAACGATTTTTACGTGATGTGATCGGGATTCCTCGCCTTATTACGGTGATGAGGAAAGATTGGGATACGATCGAGAAACCTTCTGCTGCTACAGGGAGGGAAGAGGATTCCTCAGCAACTAAAACGAGTGAGACGATCGACCCAATTGAGCACGCTGTGCAAGTGTTTGGGGAAGAAATTGTAGAAATAACAGACTAAATGGCATAGGCCTTAATTAGGAGGAAGAGACAGATGAAAAATATGAATCAGATGATGA
It contains:
- a CDS encoding lysine N(6)-hydroxylase/L-ornithine N(5)-oxygenase family protein, with amino-acid sequence MVEKPTPPSPIYDVIGIGLGPFNLGLAALLDPISEVNALFLEQKEQFNWHPGLLIEGTTLQVPFFADLVTMADPTSPYSYLNYLNEQKRLYHFYFYERFHIPRREYNHYCQWVSEQLDSCRFGERVTGVERVQDGEHSYLRVEVLQQRTGEIAEYLTKDLVLGVGSVPGLPDRFASLSAADIFHSAQFLQQVDRCRQARSITVVGSGQSAAEVFYTLLQEQREHEYRLDWFTRSDGFFPMEYSKLGLEHFSPDYTRYFHSLPQTKRDQRLSNQDLLYKGISANTIADIYDLLYERTVAGDQPPVRLLAMTEVQEIMANEAGENAAYTLTCVQREQEKRFTHGSDVVIMATGYQHRLPTCIDGIHDLIQWDDEGRFIVQDDYRLALTEEKADNQVYVQNGEMHTHGIGAPDLGLGAYRNAVIIQALTNKSIYPVEQKNVFQQFGV
- a CDS encoding nitrogen regulation protein NR(II) gives rise to the protein MTIAFDLKAEQLLDWVYKAEYAAIIIDGGGRIALANSSFLSLLKLERSQVERVSYKRFLSVSADVKKCLLYPHLDHPRSRWLEGHFIHPSGEKLPMTAHMMSGYADEQYFHLLFCTPMIQNATPSPSQMVNRFAHQWVNDLEIGAFFLDDKGQVVAINHKACSLLGCCADDVIQRNYRESFRLLSEEGKELISTSARTKSSEAREISWGVKGREVVVMMDVRPLIDHEVRVEGFCITLLDITKIRAMEHELEGQNRLSMIGQIAAGTAHEIRNPLTSIRGFLQVLKHTLNENLHIKEYGYTEIMLREIDRINHLVGEFLHLSRPDVHKKEPLRIENVIERMLPVIQSEANLHNIKVNYQQPTLSLPMVLAEEKGLKQVFLNLCKNSIDAMGNGGTLSICLRRNESKRSIQIEVADTGAGIPVTVVDQIFEPFFTTKENGTGLGLAICRRIIDEIEGEITFHSTDSGVTFCVSIPMLADEEGNSKEGQGE
- a CDS encoding GNAT family N-acetyltransferase — its product is MKKQRPSFYRNEEEHRVWEESRQQWLSFRPVEMERDFVRLHQWMHESHVIPFWRLNIAAEKYREYLRKSLSDPHHELHVGMIDGEPMSYWETYWAEDDTVGTRYEAHPEDQGVHLLIGPPAYLGQGYAAIMLRAITAQLFTYEGTEKVVAEPDIRNDKMIHIFKKCGYEFQREIDLPDKRAALLYCTRETLERSYT
- the dnaX gene encoding DNA polymerase III subunit gamma/tau; this translates as MVITVAYRALYRVFRSQTFAELVGQEHVTRTLTNALATGHFSHAYLFSGPRGTGKTSAAKIMAKAVNCEQGPAPEPCNQCDSCQKITEGSLMDVVEIDAASNRGVDEIRDLRENVRYAPSEVRYKVYIVDEVHMLTTEAFNALLKTLEEPPGHVVFILATTEPHKLPATIISRCQHFVFRRIAVEQMVKHLRYICAEQEIECAEEALMEVARAADGGMRDALSLLDQVRSFSGDRIDESSVRMVTGAVSQDAVTHLLQAVAKQDAKAALDQMESLIMEGVEAERLLQDLIYACRNYLLTSTRTGDQPDSSWQVLLTAGQWMDKMEQMIHFQEQLKRLHHDRMVLELALLRLCEPPIHADAQVERLEKRIRELEQSVKDLTSGKAEITTPIERATLSDRSAERTVAKSVQIKPNHKQLASLQQDAAPDLLNKVNQRWAEVLNEVKREKITVHAWLMNGEPVAATKDAIVVAFKSKIHRETTEKEANKSIIERFLRDVIGIPRLITVMRKDWDTIEKPSAATGREEDSSATKTSETIDPIEHAVQVFGEEIVEITD
- a CDS encoding IucA/IucC family siderophore biosynthesis protein; translation: MSTSIAEHASMQSFFNCYLREVGKYQLSSREELCQEAKYQLLLDESSAVRFVRSELHHHGMEIVAPLQYWSQTGRHLFQAPFYYLTGEKHHVHRLDFATMITMITKELAIAGDKEARIDELVYRSLQSAQHIEQFVEARQADKEELYASSFTYIEAEQSLVFGHLLHPTPKSRQGISDGEQRLYAPELKGHHSMHYFRAHHSIVQEDSTLEVSASEAIKAELRRDDTITTAWKEKFLQTDDEYAIIPVHPLQAKHVLQDKAVQTLMEQGLLQDLGRLGRAYAPTSSLRTVYHRDARFMLKGSIPIKITNSVRLNKMKELERGVEVTRILESKIGKELYQHHPAFRIVKDPAYITIKIAGREESGFEMVLRENPFAEGNDQSVSLVAGLCQDAMELGSSRLAVIMKELAKSEGRSTSEVSEEWFKKYLAISLEPMMWLYMTYGIALEAHQQNSVVELENGYPSRFYYRDNQGYYYCESTFPSLQEAVPGINEKSYTMCKDEVADERLRYYLFMNHLVGLINAFGVAELVAEERLLEMVAFSLQKWMPHNRKPSTLLQSLLEQEVIPCKANLLTRLYDMDELVGPMESQSVYVDVINPIRLGVKVKV
- a CDS encoding IucA/IucC family protein gives rise to the protein MKAMEHIRANLNPKTWEVVSHQLLTKMIAELMYEDMLQPVAIDEVEGVILYRLELKSGITYTFKGKKRIFDSFRIVKDSILRYEGGESAPATNPIRFLLDIQSTVGMAPLTTGHLIREYNQTLIADAHIYEQKQQSRVDPSTLDYAELEGVMEGHPWITYNKGRIGFSYQDYLAYAPEQQQEVSLDWIAVQRGMATFHAVSDLDYGQLIRSELGEEQVQRFTKKLELEGAKADQYYFLPVHEWQWDQYIIPFFPEDIANKRIIPLGRGEDQYLPQQSIRTFVNRTHSERHHVKLPMSILNTLVYRGLPGERTVVAPKITEYIKGIWQQDAFLRDECRTILPGEVASINYDHPYYSQLEGAPYQYLEMLGCIWRESIYSYLEDGEQPITLASLLYVDGEGVPFVSRLIHKSGLTVEKWVERLVQVILPPLLHYLYKYGVVFSPHGQNTILVLKDGVPHRLAVKDFVDDVNVSDEPLPELENLSQELKNVLRSEPAEGLCQFIFTGLFICHFRYLSDILEEHHQWAEENFWAQVRTGILAYQARFPELKERYELFDLLRPSFTKLCLNRNRMLDYGYADDDDRPHASEHGRVTNALSNARAYSN